A region from the Pseudonocardia petroleophila genome encodes:
- a CDS encoding SCO6880 family protein — MSAGRGAVDDGPRLYGNWRAERGWGIGSLSTTATIVLFAAVLVPLLAVSAFPSATLPLLGLSAAVIGAVLVRVGGVSLTDIMVRRARFHRARAAGWTELSGGILTEHPRGTDLPGVLAPLRPLDVDDGRGGRHALLWHRRTGTLTAVLRCSPIGLDLADPDRADAWVAAWGALLADLGYLPLIRHLAVTVDTAPTGGATVRDHIASALDPTAPALSRRIMAELAELTPATAAEADARVAICLDPARATPRPTDLLAAAVEVSRRLPAIENQLAACGVAVLGRASTGWLTTRIRAAFDPHHRPHLNQPDAVLDWRDAGPVAARERWDSYRHEGGLSVTWALREAPRQAVGSRVLVPLLAPGAFPRRTTWLYQPYPAEQAAAKVENEVTSGQVRRAWAERTRRDETQRERDDRDRALQSAREEAQGAGVGRFTLYVTTTVLHDDDLPAAIADVEQRAGQSKLRLRRLRGAQAAGFAASLGIGIDPADLLAHRRGR; from the coding sequence ATGAGCGCCGGTCGGGGGGCCGTTGATGACGGGCCCCGCCTCTACGGGAACTGGCGCGCCGAGCGCGGCTGGGGCATCGGGTCGCTGTCGACGACCGCGACCATCGTGCTGTTCGCCGCGGTGCTCGTGCCGCTACTGGCGGTGTCGGCGTTCCCGTCCGCGACGCTGCCGCTGCTGGGTCTGTCGGCCGCGGTGATCGGTGCGGTCCTGGTCCGGGTGGGCGGGGTCAGCCTCACCGACATCATGGTGCGCCGGGCCCGGTTCCACCGCGCCCGAGCCGCCGGATGGACCGAACTGTCGGGCGGGATCCTCACCGAGCACCCCCGCGGGACGGACCTGCCCGGCGTGCTCGCCCCGTTGCGCCCGCTCGATGTCGACGACGGCCGTGGCGGGCGCCACGCACTGTTGTGGCACCGCCGCACCGGCACGCTGACCGCGGTCCTGCGCTGCTCCCCGATCGGGCTCGACCTCGCCGACCCCGACCGCGCCGACGCCTGGGTCGCGGCCTGGGGAGCACTTTTGGCCGACCTCGGCTACCTGCCGTTGATCCGGCACCTTGCCGTCACCGTCGACACCGCCCCGACCGGCGGCGCCACCGTGCGCGACCACATCGCCTCGGCGCTCGACCCGACCGCACCCGCACTCTCGCGACGGATCATGGCCGAGCTGGCCGAGCTCACCCCTGCCACCGCCGCCGAGGCCGACGCCCGCGTCGCGATCTGCCTCGACCCAGCCCGCGCCACCCCACGCCCGACCGACCTGCTCGCCGCCGCGGTCGAGGTCAGCCGGCGGCTGCCCGCGATCGAGAACCAGCTCGCCGCCTGCGGTGTGGCCGTGCTCGGCCGTGCCTCCACCGGATGGCTGACCACCCGCATCCGCGCGGCGTTCGACCCGCACCACCGCCCTCACCTCAACCAGCCCGATGCGGTGCTCGACTGGCGCGACGCCGGACCGGTCGCCGCCCGCGAGCGCTGGGACTCCTACCGCCACGAGGGCGGGCTATCGGTCACCTGGGCGCTGCGCGAGGCGCCGCGGCAGGCCGTCGGATCCAGGGTGCTGGTACCGCTGCTCGCGCCGGGTGCGTTCCCGCGCCGCACGACCTGGCTCTATCAGCCATACCCCGCCGAGCAGGCCGCGGCGAAGGTCGAGAACGAGGTCACCTCCGGACAGGTCCGCCGTGCCTGGGCCGAACGCACCCGACGCGACGAGACCCAACGCGAACGCGACGACCGCGACCGCGCCCTGCAGTCCGCCCGCGAGGAAGCCCAGGGCGCAGGAGTCGGCCGCTTCACCCTCTACGTCACCACCACCGTTCTGCACGACGACGACCTCCCCGCCGCGATCGCCGACGTCGAGCAACGCGCCGGCCAGTCCAAGCTGCGCCTGCGCCGGCTGCGCGGTGCGCAGGCCGCCGGATTCGCTGCCTCGCTCGGCATCGGGATCGACCCCGCCGACCTGCTCGCCCACCGCCGCGGACGCTGA
- a CDS encoding ATP-binding protein, with product MTSADPVPRSWGWPVRDGGRAGHVEGGNRFAGTTSQICGLFPFATASGSDVRGVPIGRHLHTAEPIGLDPAHWLRTGLVSNTGVWVQGQPGIGKSSITKRMLAGLVAFGMRAVVPGDVKGEYTPLITALGGSVWHLGRGLQALNPLDAGPLRAALATAPATDRTRLQETLRARRLTLLEALITIVRRDEPDVTERRLLGAALDLAVDTAGAREPLIPDVLAVLLSGAAPLLTIAATQDDLEFRRTSRSLVNALGLLCEGAIRGIFDRPSSARFDPDTCALSLDISALDDDDDDVVAAAMLCSWAWSAALADAAAYGERRRNVVQVQDELWRALRVAPGLVERSDRITRLGRHRGVVSFQVTHSLDDLEALPTEADRAKARGLASRNGVLLLGGMAEKELDGLRRITSLSEGEAALITSWAAPPTWHAGRVHPGRGKYLIKSGQRVGLPVALTLTPSEIALHDTDRAFRPGAR from the coding sequence ATGACCAGCGCAGATCCAGTGCCCCGTTCCTGGGGGTGGCCCGTGCGCGACGGCGGCCGGGCCGGGCACGTCGAGGGCGGCAACCGGTTCGCCGGCACCACCAGCCAGATCTGCGGCCTGTTCCCGTTCGCCACCGCGTCGGGCTCCGACGTCCGCGGCGTCCCGATCGGCCGCCACCTGCACACCGCCGAACCCATCGGGCTCGACCCCGCCCACTGGCTACGCACCGGGCTGGTGTCCAACACCGGAGTGTGGGTGCAGGGCCAACCCGGCATCGGGAAGTCTTCGATCACCAAACGCATGCTCGCCGGCCTCGTCGCGTTCGGCATGCGGGCCGTCGTGCCCGGCGATGTCAAGGGCGAGTACACCCCGCTCATCACCGCGCTGGGCGGTTCGGTCTGGCACCTCGGCCGCGGGCTGCAGGCGCTCAACCCGCTCGACGCCGGACCCCTGCGCGCCGCGCTGGCCACCGCGCCCGCGACCGACCGGACCCGGCTGCAGGAGACCCTGCGCGCCCGGCGGCTGACCCTGCTCGAAGCGTTGATCACCATCGTGCGGCGCGACGAACCCGACGTCACTGAACGACGCCTGCTCGGGGCCGCGCTCGACCTCGCCGTCGACACCGCCGGAGCGCGCGAGCCGCTGATCCCCGACGTCCTCGCCGTCCTGCTCTCCGGCGCCGCGCCGCTGCTGACCATCGCCGCCACGCAGGACGATCTCGAGTTCCGTCGCACGTCGCGTTCGCTGGTCAACGCGCTCGGGCTGCTGTGCGAGGGCGCGATCCGCGGCATCTTCGACCGCCCCAGCAGCGCCCGGTTCGACCCCGACACCTGCGCCCTCTCGCTGGACATCAGCGCCCTCGACGACGATGACGACGACGTCGTTGCGGCCGCGATGCTCTGCTCCTGGGCCTGGTCGGCCGCGCTGGCCGACGCCGCTGCCTACGGCGAACGGCGCCGCAACGTCGTGCAGGTCCAGGACGAGCTGTGGCGGGCGCTACGCGTCGCCCCCGGTCTGGTGGAGCGCTCCGACCGGATCACCCGCCTGGGACGGCACCGCGGCGTCGTGTCGTTCCAGGTCACCCACTCCCTCGACGACCTCGAAGCGCTGCCCACCGAAGCCGACCGCGCCAAGGCCCGCGGCCTCGCCTCCCGCAACGGAGTGCTGCTGCTGGGCGGGATGGCCGAGAAGGAACTCGACGGGCTGCGCCGCATCACTTCCCTCAGCGAGGGCGAGGCCGCGTTGATCACCTCCTGGGCCGCGCCGCCGACCTGGCACGCCGGGCGGGTCCATCCCGGCCGCGGCAAGTACCTGATCAAGTCCGGGCAGCGAGTAGGGCTCCCGGTCGCGCTCACGCTGACCCCCAGCGAGATCGCGCTGCACGACACCGACCGCGCGTTCCGGCCCGGTGCCCGATGA
- a CDS encoding type IV secretory system conjugative DNA transfer family protein, translating to MTSLGLVREAAAPLLPLGAIAATVLLAADVSVAAGAAALAGTGHWTAPPVGPTTLIALLRGGPNEVLPESASALVFVTAMVTTVTLEVAVAVAVMVLVGRARGSSGPQRSLLRARELGDLTGQPARARARTLRPDVDELGPSDQGLRLLTIQRREVWMSWEDVALVIMGPRSNKTSAIAVPTVLAAPGLVVATSNKADLWALTAGMRANAGPVWTFDPQRIAHTDQTWWWDPLRSIADADPAERVEAAARLAAHFVGTIGGERRDPFFHAAGEQVLTATLLAAAISDGTMRDVVAWLQPGRRDAIAALDKAGADAEAADLEATLSGADVTTKGIYQTARTATKALTSERLMRWISPPDTWRDPPVPGTRTPVELDLWDLLAAARHGRATMHLLSKEGAGTAAPVVTALVDRILEIAELLAQASGGRLEPPVVAVLDEAANICPIRALPQLYSHYGSRGIQVLTMLQSYQQGVGVWGEQGMQALWSAATIKLVGAGVDDHAFLQKLSGLIGDHYVERISTSVDRSRTSRQYAQAREPVLPASALRAITRDHAVLLSTGRRVGLGRLHPWYREHDHADISAYADTALAELRHAAALALGPDSPINQAEGGRT from the coding sequence ATGACCAGCCTCGGTCTGGTGCGCGAAGCCGCCGCTCCCCTACTCCCGCTTGGCGCCATCGCGGCGACGGTCCTGCTCGCGGCTGACGTGTCGGTGGCGGCCGGAGCCGCCGCCCTCGCTGGCACAGGGCACTGGACAGCGCCACCCGTCGGTCCGACCACGCTGATCGCACTGTTGAGGGGCGGCCCCAACGAGGTCCTGCCCGAGAGCGCCAGCGCGCTGGTGTTCGTCACCGCCATGGTCACGACCGTGACCCTGGAGGTGGCCGTTGCCGTAGCGGTGATGGTGCTGGTCGGCCGCGCGCGTGGATCCAGCGGGCCGCAACGATCGCTGCTCCGGGCCCGGGAGCTGGGCGACCTCACCGGACAACCCGCACGAGCCCGAGCACGGACGCTACGGCCCGACGTCGACGAACTCGGCCCGTCGGATCAGGGGCTGCGACTGCTGACCATCCAGCGCCGCGAGGTCTGGATGTCCTGGGAGGACGTCGCCCTGGTCATCATGGGCCCCCGGTCGAACAAGACCAGCGCCATCGCCGTCCCCACCGTGCTCGCAGCACCCGGCCTCGTCGTTGCGACTTCGAACAAGGCCGACCTGTGGGCGCTCACCGCAGGGATGCGCGCGAACGCCGGCCCGGTGTGGACGTTTGACCCCCAGCGCATCGCCCACACCGATCAGACCTGGTGGTGGGACCCGCTGCGGTCCATCGCCGACGCGGACCCCGCCGAACGCGTCGAGGCCGCCGCGCGTCTGGCCGCGCACTTCGTCGGCACCATCGGTGGCGAACGGCGCGACCCGTTCTTCCACGCCGCCGGAGAGCAAGTCCTCACCGCCACCCTGCTCGCCGCCGCGATCAGCGACGGCACCATGCGCGACGTCGTCGCCTGGCTGCAGCCCGGACGTCGTGACGCCATAGCCGCCCTCGACAAGGCCGGCGCCGACGCCGAGGCCGCCGACCTCGAAGCCACGCTGTCCGGAGCCGACGTCACCACCAAGGGCATCTATCAAACCGCGCGTACGGCGACCAAGGCGCTGACCTCCGAGCGGCTCATGCGCTGGATCAGCCCACCCGACACCTGGCGCGACCCACCCGTACCCGGGACGAGGACGCCCGTGGAGCTGGATCTCTGGGACCTCCTCGCCGCCGCCCGTCACGGCCGCGCCACCATGCACCTGCTGTCCAAAGAGGGCGCCGGAACCGCCGCACCGGTCGTCACCGCGCTCGTCGACCGCATCCTGGAGATCGCCGAACTCCTCGCCCAGGCCTCCGGCGGGCGTCTCGAACCGCCAGTCGTTGCGGTCCTCGACGAGGCCGCGAACATCTGCCCCATCCGCGCGCTGCCTCAGCTCTACAGCCACTACGGCTCCCGCGGCATCCAGGTCCTCACCATGTTGCAGAGCTACCAGCAAGGCGTCGGGGTCTGGGGCGAGCAGGGCATGCAGGCCCTCTGGTCCGCCGCGACGATCAAGCTCGTCGGCGCCGGCGTCGACGACCACGCGTTTCTGCAGAAGCTCTCCGGGCTGATCGGCGACCACTACGTCGAGCGGATCTCCACCAGCGTCGACCGCAGCCGTACCTCGCGGCAGTACGCGCAGGCCCGCGAACCCGTTCTCCCCGCCTCGGCCCTGCGTGCGATCACCCGCGACCACGCCGTCCTGCTCTCCACCGGCCGCCGCGTCGGGCTCGGCCGGCTGCATCCCTGGTACCGCGAGCACGACCACGCCGACATCAGCGCCTACGCAGACACCGCGCTCGCCGAACTGCGGCACGCCGCCGCGCTCGCGCTCGGGCCCGATAGCCCGATCAACCAGGCCGAAGGAGGCCGAACGTGA
- a CDS encoding DUF4913 domain-containing protein — protein sequence MTPHDPPPATDARLLAELCARVQALEAWRAHQTDLLDELLNGIPATEQTPPADDEDDDPDEDDLDVDALIVWVHDTITSMIARPLRGELTWCPLWWEHPEAVFRLEALRRAWTEFAPEPGAAMSIWIRDHLDPCLRELLTPLGPFADCVHNERYRALSGHTPIATLPTRTPE from the coding sequence GTGACACCCCACGACCCGCCACCGGCGACGGACGCCCGACTGCTGGCCGAACTGTGCGCCCGCGTCCAGGCCCTGGAGGCCTGGCGCGCCCACCAGACCGACCTGCTCGACGAGCTCCTCAACGGCATCCCAGCGACCGAACAGACCCCGCCGGCGGACGACGAGGACGACGACCCCGACGAGGACGACCTCGACGTCGACGCCCTCATCGTCTGGGTGCACGACACCATCACGTCGATGATCGCCCGCCCGCTGCGCGGAGAGCTCACCTGGTGCCCGCTGTGGTGGGAACACCCCGAGGCCGTGTTCCGCCTCGAAGCCCTACGCCGAGCCTGGACCGAGTTCGCCCCCGAACCCGGCGCCGCGATGTCGATCTGGATCCGCGACCACCTCGACCCCTGCCTGCGCGAACTGCTCACCCCACTGGGCCCGTTCGCCGACTGCGTCCACAACGAGCGCTACCGCGCCCTCAGCGGACACACGCCGATCGCGACGCTGCCGACGCGGACACCCGAGTGA